The Buttiauxella selenatireducens genome has a window encoding:
- the hisC gene encoding histidinol-phosphate transaminase: MSIIELARENVRALTPYQSARRLGGNGDVWLNANEYPTAVEYELKQQTLNRYPECQPKLVIERYAEYAGVKPEQVLVSRGADEGIELLIRVFCEPGKDAVLYCPPTYGMYTVSAEASGVECRTVPTLKDWQLDLPAIAENLDGVKVIYVCSPNNPTGQLINPQDLRVLLEMARGKALVVADEAYIEFCPQATLAGWLNEYPHLVILRTLSKAFALAGLRCGFTLANEEVINLLMKVIAPYPLSTPVADIAAQALSPQGINAMRERVEEILVNRQYLITSLQNVDCVEQVFDSETNYVLARFTASSAVFKSLWDQGIILRDQNKQPSLSGCLRISVGTRTECERTIAALREQPGLTATEGM, encoded by the coding sequence ATGAGCATTATAGAGTTAGCCCGCGAAAATGTCCGCGCCCTGACCCCTTATCAGTCGGCCCGCCGTCTGGGTGGTAATGGCGATGTGTGGTTGAACGCCAACGAATATCCAACTGCTGTTGAGTATGAGCTGAAGCAACAGACACTGAATCGTTATCCTGAATGCCAGCCAAAGCTTGTGATTGAGCGCTACGCTGAATATGCAGGCGTAAAACCAGAACAGGTGTTAGTCAGTCGTGGTGCGGATGAAGGTATCGAACTGTTAATCCGCGTTTTCTGTGAACCCGGTAAAGATGCGGTGCTCTACTGCCCACCGACGTATGGCATGTACACCGTGAGCGCTGAAGCCAGCGGCGTGGAATGCCGCACCGTGCCAACACTTAAAGACTGGCAGCTCGATTTACCGGCCATTGCAGAAAATCTTGATGGCGTGAAAGTGATTTACGTTTGCAGTCCAAACAACCCAACCGGACAGTTGATTAACCCGCAAGATCTTCGTGTATTGCTGGAGATGGCGCGTGGAAAAGCACTGGTGGTTGCCGACGAGGCCTATATTGAGTTTTGCCCACAGGCGACACTGGCTGGCTGGTTAAATGAGTATCCGCACCTGGTTATCCTGCGCACGCTTTCCAAAGCCTTTGCGCTGGCGGGTCTGCGCTGCGGCTTCACCCTGGCAAATGAAGAGGTGATTAATTTGTTGATGAAAGTCATCGCGCCTTATCCACTTTCCACGCCGGTTGCCGATATCGCCGCTCAGGCATTAAGCCCGCAGGGTATTAATGCCATGCGCGAACGCGTGGAGGAGATCCTTGTCAATCGTCAGTATCTGATCACTTCGTTGCAGAACGTTGACTGCGTTGAGCAGGTTTTCGATTCTGAAACTAATTACGTACTGGCGCGTTTCACGGCATCAAGTGCTGTATTTAAATCTCTGTGGGATCAGGGCATTATCTTACGAGACCAGAATAAACAACCATCGTTAAGCGGCTGCCTGCGTATTAGCGTCGGCACCCGTACTGAATGCGAGCGCACCATTGCTGCGTTGCGTGAACAACCCGGCCTGACGGCCACGGAGGGCATGTGA
- the hisD gene encoding histidinol dehydrogenase produces the protein MANFNTLINWNECDEAAQQALLTRPAISASESITRTVADILNNVKARGDAALREYSAKFDKTIVEQLKVSESEIDAAVARLGSEIKDAMAVAVANIEKFHVAQQLATVDIETMPGVRCQQVTRPVASVGLYIPGGSAPLFSTVLMLATPARIAGCKKVVLCSPPPIADEILYAAQLCGVQEVFQVGGAQAIAALALGTESIPKVDKIFGPGNAFVTEAKRQVSQRLDGAAIDMPAGPSEVLVIADSGATPDFVASDLLSQAEHGPDSQVILLTPDSAMAQSVAEAVERQLAALPRAETARKALESSRLIVARDLEQCIEISNQYGPEHLIIQTRNARDLVESITSAGSVFLGDWSPESAGDYASGTNHVLPTYGYTSTCSSLGLADFQKRMTVQELSPQGFASLAKTIETLAAAELLDAHKNAVTLRLAALKEMQ, from the coding sequence ATGGCAAACTTCAATACGTTGATTAACTGGAATGAATGTGATGAGGCGGCGCAACAAGCGTTGCTGACTCGCCCGGCGATTTCGGCGTCGGAAAGCATTACCCGCACAGTCGCTGATATTCTTAATAATGTGAAAGCTCGCGGCGATGCGGCATTGCGCGAATACAGCGCGAAATTTGATAAAACGATCGTTGAGCAACTCAAAGTCAGCGAGAGCGAAATTGACGCCGCAGTGGCACGCCTGGGTTCTGAGATTAAAGACGCGATGGCCGTTGCGGTGGCGAATATCGAAAAATTCCACGTCGCTCAACAGTTGGCAACGGTGGATATCGAAACCATGCCTGGCGTACGCTGCCAGCAGGTGACTCGCCCGGTTGCGTCTGTCGGCCTTTATATTCCTGGCGGTTCAGCGCCGCTGTTTTCAACCGTATTGATGCTTGCCACACCGGCTCGTATTGCAGGCTGTAAAAAAGTGGTGCTGTGCTCACCGCCACCGATTGCTGATGAGATTCTGTATGCCGCACAGCTTTGTGGCGTGCAGGAAGTGTTTCAGGTTGGCGGCGCCCAGGCGATTGCCGCACTGGCTCTGGGCACTGAAAGCATCCCAAAAGTGGATAAAATCTTTGGGCCGGGTAACGCTTTTGTGACCGAAGCAAAACGCCAGGTTAGCCAGCGTCTTGATGGAGCGGCTATCGACATGCCCGCCGGCCCTTCGGAAGTTTTGGTGATTGCCGATAGCGGCGCAACACCTGATTTTGTGGCCTCCGATCTGCTTTCCCAGGCGGAGCACGGCCCGGATTCACAAGTGATTCTACTGACGCCGGACAGTGCAATGGCGCAGTCCGTCGCCGAAGCCGTTGAACGCCAGTTGGCCGCATTACCGCGTGCCGAAACGGCGCGTAAAGCACTGGAAAGTAGCCGTTTGATTGTTGCTCGAGATCTTGAGCAGTGTATTGAAATTTCTAACCAGTATGGCCCCGAGCATCTGATTATTCAGACCCGCAATGCCCGTGATTTAGTTGAAAGCATTACCAGCGCCGGTTCGGTTTTCCTCGGTGACTGGTCACCGGAATCCGCAGGCGACTACGCTTCGGGTACTAACCATGTGCTGCCGACTTATGGCTACACTTCGACCTGTTCAAGCCTTGGGTTGGCCGATTTCCAGAAACGCATGACGGTTCAGGAACTCTCGCCACAAGGTTTCGCAAGTCTTGCTAAAACCATTGAAACGCTGGCTGCTGCCGAGCTGCTGGATGCCCACAAAAACGCCGTTACCCTGCGCCTTGCTGCGCTCAAGGAGATGCAATGA